A region from the Candidatus Electrothrix scaldis genome encodes:
- a CDS encoding cyclic nucleotide-binding domain-containing protein — translation MRKILKPVLSYKETHNPIAIMDCLQLLGFLAACLMFSTFYMKNMIPLRIIGMASNATFIVYAVNAQVWPLLVLHVVLLPMNFFRLIQMRRLIEQVRSASEDDMSFEFMIPHMHKEVLKEGDIVFHRGDKADKIYLLKSGVLRVDELDVIIKPGELFGEMGVFASNPIRLATLRCGSEVELLSMTDKQIKQLYYQNPQFGFYLIQLLLKRFSQNAGHTEDDTSTQTRHEELII, via the coding sequence GTGCGAAAGATACTGAAGCCCGTACTTTCATACAAAGAAACACATAACCCTATCGCCATTATGGACTGCCTCCAACTCCTGGGATTTCTCGCTGCCTGCCTCATGTTCTCCACCTTCTACATGAAGAACATGATCCCTCTGCGCATCATCGGCATGGCAAGCAATGCAACCTTTATTGTCTATGCAGTCAATGCCCAGGTCTGGCCCTTATTGGTCCTGCATGTTGTCCTGCTCCCCATGAACTTTTTTCGCTTAATACAGATGCGGAGGTTGATCGAACAGGTCCGATCGGCTTCAGAGGATGATATGTCCTTTGAGTTCATGATCCCTCACATGCACAAAGAAGTGCTCAAGGAGGGTGATATTGTTTTTCATCGTGGTGACAAGGCAGATAAAATCTACCTTCTCAAATCAGGAGTACTGCGCGTCGATGAACTGGATGTGATTATTAAACCCGGCGAGCTTTTCGGAGAAATGGGTGTCTTTGCCAGTAACCCTATACGCTTGGCTACTCTTCGCTGTGGAAGTGAGGTGGAGTTACTCTCCATGACGGACAAGCAGATCAAGCAACTCTACTACCAAAACCCCCAGTTCGGTTTTTACCTGATTCAACTGCTCCTCAAACGTTTTTCGCAAAATGCGGGTCATACAGAAGACGACACGAGCACCCAGACCCGGCATGAGGAACTGATTATCTGA
- the rfbD gene encoding dTDP-4-dehydrorhamnose reductase: MNILITGAGGQLGQDCLKIVGDEHAVHGRTSGQLDITQADQVQREIKKLHPDVVINCAAYTAVDKCESEQEACWAVNAQGPAHLAETCVAAGTRLIHISTDYVFSGNKLVPEPYTEQDPVEPLSAYGRSKLAGEQAIAQRMDDFLILRTSWLYGMGGNNFLKTMLRLAMADSERTIRVVDDQYGSLTWTMTLARQIKQLLFSELKGIAHATAEGSSTWYAGAKYFLESMGVNFALEPCTTAEYPTPARRPVNSILENNFLKTKQSNLMQDWHQDIDAFVAEYRDELIAQFA, translated from the coding sequence ATGAATATTCTTATAACAGGTGCTGGTGGTCAGCTAGGGCAGGATTGTCTCAAGATCGTGGGGGATGAACATGCGGTACATGGCCGGACTTCAGGGCAATTAGATATCACCCAAGCCGATCAGGTGCAGCGTGAGATCAAGAAACTACACCCTGATGTGGTGATCAACTGCGCAGCCTATACGGCTGTGGATAAATGTGAAAGCGAGCAGGAGGCCTGTTGGGCAGTTAATGCTCAGGGACCTGCCCATCTTGCCGAGACCTGTGTCGCTGCAGGAACACGGCTTATCCATATTTCAACGGATTATGTTTTTTCCGGCAATAAACTGGTGCCAGAGCCCTATACGGAACAGGACCCGGTCGAGCCTTTGTCTGCCTACGGCAGGAGTAAACTGGCAGGAGAACAGGCTATCGCGCAAAGAATGGATGATTTTTTGATTCTCCGTACTTCCTGGCTGTACGGCATGGGAGGGAATAATTTTCTCAAGACTATGTTGCGCCTGGCAATGGCGGATTCGGAACGAACCATTAGGGTGGTGGATGATCAGTATGGTTCGCTTACTTGGACCATGACCTTAGCTCGTCAGATAAAACAGCTCCTTTTCTCCGAACTCAAGGGGATAGCCCATGCGACTGCGGAAGGATCCAGCACTTGGTATGCAGGAGCAAAATATTTCCTTGAGTCTATGGGCGTTAATTTTGCTTTGGAGCCCTGTACCACTGCTGAATATCCTACCCCTGCCCGTCGCCCGGTCAATTCCATCCTGGAAAATAATTTTCTGAAAACAAAGCAGAGTAATCTGATGCAGGACTGGCATCAGGACATTGATGCCTTTGTTGCGGAGTATCGAGATGAACTGATTGCCCAGTTCGCCTAA
- the rfbA gene encoding glucose-1-phosphate thymidylyltransferase RfbA: MKGIILAGGSGTRLYPLTKVISKQLIPVYDKPMIYYPLSVLMQAGIQDILIISTPSDLSRFTELFGDGSHFGLNISYAEQPRPEGLAQAFLIGKEFIGNDSVALVLGDNIFFGHGFSGIVQRCSKFIEGGTIFGYLVKDPERYGVVEFDEERRVIGIEEKPEKPKSRYAVPGLYFYDNNVVDIAASIKPSPRGELEITDVNSHYLRQGKLSVELLGRGFCWLDTGTHESLQQASSYVEAVQDRQGVKIACIEEIAYRLGYITAEQVAEQAESMMKNQYGQYLMSILEDSNPKDGLLI, from the coding sequence ATGAAAGGTATTATTCTGGCGGGCGGTTCCGGGACGCGTCTTTATCCACTCACTAAGGTTATCAGTAAACAGCTGATCCCTGTCTACGATAAGCCCATGATCTACTATCCTTTATCCGTGCTCATGCAGGCCGGGATTCAGGATATCCTGATTATTTCCACACCAAGTGACTTGTCCCGCTTTACAGAGCTTTTTGGCGACGGTAGCCATTTCGGTCTCAATATCTCCTACGCGGAACAGCCGCGTCCCGAGGGACTAGCCCAAGCTTTCCTGATTGGTAAAGAGTTTATCGGCAATGATTCAGTCGCGTTGGTGCTGGGAGATAATATATTCTTTGGGCACGGTTTTTCTGGAATTGTGCAACGGTGCAGTAAGTTCATAGAGGGCGGAACCATCTTTGGCTATTTGGTCAAAGACCCGGAGCGATACGGTGTTGTTGAATTTGATGAAGAAAGACGGGTGATCGGCATTGAGGAAAAACCGGAAAAACCTAAATCCCGTTACGCAGTGCCAGGTCTCTATTTTTATGATAATAATGTAGTAGATATTGCGGCTTCTATCAAGCCCTCTCCCCGAGGAGAATTGGAGATAACCGATGTGAACTCGCATTATCTCAGACAAGGGAAATTGAGCGTGGAGTTACTGGGGCGAGGTTTTTGCTGGCTAGATACTGGTACCCACGAGTCCTTGCAACAGGCCTCCAGTTATGTTGAGGCGGTGCAGGATCGCCAAGGAGTCAAAATTGCCTGTATCGAAGAGATTGCCTACCGGTTGGGATATATTACAGCAGAGCAGGTTGCTGAGCAGGCAGAATCCATGATGAAAAATCAGTACGGGCAATATCTCATGTCCATTCTGGAAGATTCGAACCCAAAAGACGGATTATTGATTTAA
- the mnmA gene encoding tRNA 2-thiouridine(34) synthase MnmA produces the protein MPEITSPCTIGVAMSGGVDSTVAAVTLLEQGFSVHGFFMKLPLPGLDEQIGKVQAVADRLRIPLHFIEMGEQFTKRIIKYFCTEYRLGRTPNPCVVCNREIKFGLLIQAMCAQGMNKIATGHYAGICQNNGRFFLRRGDDPKKDQSYFLCRLSSQQLQQIIFPLAEQCKTDIFRRAQDLGFTQFSGEESQDVCFLAQHDLTSFLLEQGLRSEQGEIVSTEGRVLGTHHGIWKYTVGQRRGLGIPDVTPWYVVGLNAEKNQVLVGKNEELFHRELRLSHMQWQLDGPRSWQGKVQLRSRHRAAAAEVLPEADGNWRVCFEEPQRAVTPGQFAVLYQDDMVVGSGIIT, from the coding sequence ATGCCAGAAATAACCAGCCCCTGTACTATCGGCGTTGCCATGAGCGGTGGAGTAGATTCCACGGTTGCGGCTGTTACCCTGCTTGAGCAGGGATTTTCCGTGCATGGTTTTTTCATGAAATTACCGCTCCCCGGTCTTGATGAGCAAATAGGTAAGGTCCAGGCAGTTGCTGACCGCTTGAGAATTCCTCTCCATTTCATAGAGATGGGGGAGCAATTTACTAAGCGGATTATCAAATATTTCTGCACAGAATACCGCCTGGGCCGGACCCCGAACCCCTGTGTCGTCTGCAATCGGGAGATCAAATTCGGCCTGCTTATTCAGGCAATGTGTGCGCAGGGTATGAATAAAATCGCTACAGGGCATTATGCCGGGATATGCCAAAACAATGGCAGGTTTTTTCTGCGGCGAGGGGATGACCCGAAAAAAGATCAATCCTACTTCCTCTGCCGCCTTTCTTCCCAGCAACTCCAGCAGATCATTTTCCCCCTGGCTGAGCAATGCAAGACTGATATCTTTCGTCGAGCACAGGATCTGGGCTTCACCCAATTCAGCGGTGAGGAAAGCCAGGATGTCTGTTTTCTGGCCCAGCATGATCTGACCTCCTTTCTCCTTGAGCAAGGGCTCAGGAGTGAACAAGGAGAAATCGTCAGCACTGAAGGCAGAGTTTTAGGAACGCATCATGGCATCTGGAAATACACCGTAGGGCAACGCCGGGGCCTAGGCATACCCGATGTCACGCCTTGGTATGTTGTTGGACTTAATGCAGAGAAAAACCAAGTTCTTGTTGGGAAAAACGAGGAACTCTTCCATCGCGAGCTCCGACTTTCCCATATGCAATGGCAATTGGACGGGCCAAGGTCCTGGCAGGGTAAGGTGCAACTTCGTTCCCGCCATCGCGCCGCTGCCGCAGAAGTTCTGCCTGAGGCGGACGGAAACTGGAGGGTTTGCTTTGAGGAGCCCCAGCGTGCTGTGACCCCTGGGCAATTTGCCGTCCTGTATCAGGACGACATGGTGGTCGGATCAGGAATAATCACATAG
- a CDS encoding molybdopterin cofactor-binding domain-containing protein: MKPKDPLLNVQGKSLFIDDLPLAEGTLYGAVIPSPSPHGRIIGFQTDKALTAKGVKAVLRAQDISGTNQIGNVILDEPLFAEQEVHFLGQPLGLIVAESASAARLALSLLKIKIEELAPIFDPREAFAQNAFIAPPITVCCGDIDQAWQQCAHIFAGTASTGGQEHIYFETQSALAFPVEGGGIKILSSTQAPNLVQVMTARVLGLPMHQVEVDVARLGGAFGGKEDQATAWAVMAALASQHTGKPVKIVLERHEDMIMTGKRHPYSADYKIGLSAAGKILAFETTYYQDAGASADLSTAILERSMLHATNSYYIPNVKITGACCRTNTTPNTAFRGFGAPQAMFIMEAAIHHAAKGMNIEAEQIQRANLLKEGDTLPCGMPMEPCNARKCLHQAERLYDLQQTKQNIQEFNANNRLYKKGMALMPVCFGISFTTTFLNQAGALVHVYTDGSVSISTGAIEMGQGVNEKIASIAARTFSLSREKIKIESTNTTRIANASPTAASSGADLNGNATQLACLSIAERLKKVASEKLGGCQNASIEFSMGMVSAQGCEETMRWEELVRLAYINRVNLSAQAYYATPHIWFDKSTGKGKPFAYHVYGLALVEVTLDALRGTYSIDSVRLVHDSGKSLHPQIDQGQIEGAVVQGLGWTSLETLCYGKDGRLLTDSLSSYKIPDLYFAPENIEISFLEDSQNAYGPFHSKAIGEPPFMYGIGAYFALANAMRAFDPDIAIKYDAPWTPEKVFMALKHQQSEVH, from the coding sequence ATGAAGCCCAAAGATCCGCTCCTCAATGTCCAGGGGAAATCCCTATTTATCGATGATCTCCCTTTAGCAGAAGGAACATTATACGGGGCCGTCATCCCTTCCCCTTCTCCGCATGGCCGAATTATTGGCTTCCAGACAGACAAGGCGCTGACCGCCAAGGGTGTTAAGGCTGTTTTACGGGCCCAGGATATCTCCGGGACCAACCAGATAGGGAACGTGATCCTGGATGAGCCGCTCTTTGCTGAACAGGAGGTCCATTTTCTTGGTCAGCCTCTGGGATTAATCGTTGCTGAGTCTGCTTCTGCTGCACGCCTGGCCCTCTCTCTGCTTAAAATAAAAATCGAAGAGCTGGCCCCGATCTTTGACCCGCGCGAGGCATTTGCCCAAAATGCCTTTATAGCACCGCCGATCACGGTCTGTTGTGGCGATATAGACCAGGCCTGGCAGCAATGTGCGCATATCTTTGCAGGCACAGCCAGCACCGGAGGCCAGGAGCATATCTATTTTGAGACCCAATCCGCCCTTGCTTTTCCTGTTGAGGGAGGGGGAATAAAAATCCTCTCTTCAACCCAGGCCCCCAATTTGGTTCAGGTCATGACGGCCAGGGTTCTGGGTCTCCCCATGCATCAGGTTGAAGTGGATGTGGCCAGACTGGGCGGAGCCTTTGGCGGCAAAGAAGATCAGGCAACGGCCTGGGCTGTCATGGCGGCCCTGGCAAGTCAACATACCGGAAAACCGGTCAAGATCGTGCTGGAGCGCCATGAAGATATGATCATGACCGGCAAACGCCATCCATATTCTGCTGACTATAAAATAGGCCTTTCCGCAGCAGGCAAAATCCTCGCCTTTGAAACGACCTATTACCAGGATGCAGGGGCCTCGGCAGACTTATCCACGGCCATCCTTGAGCGCTCCATGTTGCACGCAACAAACAGCTATTATATCCCCAATGTGAAAATCACTGGGGCCTGCTGCCGAACCAATACAACACCCAACACCGCTTTTCGGGGCTTCGGAGCGCCTCAGGCCATGTTTATTATGGAGGCCGCAATCCATCACGCAGCCAAGGGTATGAATATCGAGGCCGAGCAGATCCAGCGGGCGAACCTGCTGAAGGAGGGAGACACCCTGCCCTGCGGCATGCCTATGGAGCCATGTAATGCCCGAAAATGCCTGCACCAAGCCGAGCGGCTCTATGATCTTCAACAAACAAAGCAAAATATCCAGGAATTCAACGCAAATAACAGGTTATACAAAAAAGGCATGGCCTTGATGCCGGTCTGCTTTGGCATCTCCTTTACCACCACCTTTTTAAATCAGGCCGGGGCCCTGGTCCATGTCTATACGGACGGTAGCGTCAGTATCAGCACCGGTGCTATAGAGATGGGCCAAGGGGTGAATGAAAAAATCGCTTCCATCGCAGCCCGCACCTTTTCTCTTTCCCGGGAAAAAATCAAGATAGAAAGCACCAATACCACCCGCATCGCCAATGCCTCGCCCACAGCGGCCAGTAGCGGTGCAGACCTTAATGGCAATGCGACCCAGCTGGCTTGTCTCTCCATTGCCGAGAGGCTGAAAAAAGTAGCCTCGGAAAAACTGGGGGGATGTCAAAATGCAAGCATTGAGTTTTCAATGGGGATGGTCTCTGCCCAAGGCTGTGAAGAAACAATGCGCTGGGAAGAACTGGTTCGTCTGGCCTATATTAACCGGGTCAATCTCTCGGCCCAAGCCTATTACGCGACCCCGCACATCTGGTTTGACAAAAGCACGGGCAAGGGTAAACCCTTTGCCTATCACGTCTACGGCCTCGCGCTGGTGGAGGTGACCCTTGATGCCTTGCGGGGAACCTACTCGATTGATTCGGTACGTCTGGTTCATGATTCCGGCAAAAGCCTCCATCCCCAGATTGACCAAGGACAAATAGAAGGCGCAGTGGTCCAAGGGCTGGGCTGGACAAGCCTTGAAACCCTGTGCTACGGCAAAGACGGACGCCTGCTGACGGACAGCCTGAGTAGTTATAAAATACCTGATCTCTATTTTGCCCCGGAGAATATAGAGATTTCCTTTCTTGAAGACTCTCAGAATGCCTATGGTCCTTTCCATTCCAAGGCCATCGGAGAACCGCCCTTTATGTACGGTATCGGGGCCTATTTTGCCCTTGCCAATGCCATGCGCGCATTTGATCCTGATATAGCAATCAAATATGATGCCCCCTGGACACCGGAAAAGGTCTTCATGGCGCTCAAACACCAACAAAGTGAGGTGCATTAA
- a CDS encoding mannose-1-phosphate guanylyltransferase/mannose-6-phosphate isomerase, with amino-acid sequence MRIQPVILAGGTGTRLWPLSRELYPKQLLSLIGEHSLLQTTLIRVSLIPDALPPVIVVGEEHRFLVRNQVEELNIFSQYQLLLEPLGKDTAPAVCGAALFAQKSKEEDILLLVLPADHLIARPDDFIKAVNQTKKLAKQGKLATFGIVPDRPETGYGYIRKGEGHAVESFVEKPDLETAEQYIADGNYFWNSGMFAFPNELLIAELKEYAPDIVSCMKKAVKKGAPDGVFFRFDPNAMQQSPANSIDYALMEKTKQAAVVEADFGWNDIGSWRALWDIAEKDPKGNVTSGDVLLEDVENCLIRSEDTLVAAIGLRDTLIIETSDAVLVAPMDRSQDVKKIVNKLKQGKRGEFYSHRTVYRPWGSYTTLEIHDRFQIKRITVNPGARLSSQMHHHRHEHWVVVRGTARVANGDRDILLREDESTYIPLGTTHRLENPGVIPLELIEIQIGSYLGEDDIVRFDDEYGRNV; translated from the coding sequence ATGCGCATTCAACCTGTCATCCTTGCTGGCGGTACCGGCACCCGTCTTTGGCCCCTTTCCCGGGAACTGTATCCTAAACAACTTCTCAGCCTGATCGGCGAACATTCACTCTTACAAACCACCCTTATCCGGGTCAGCCTCATACCTGATGCCCTGCCCCCGGTTATTGTTGTGGGGGAAGAACACCGTTTTCTGGTCCGTAATCAGGTCGAAGAGCTGAACATTTTTTCCCAGTACCAGCTCCTCCTCGAACCCCTGGGCAAAGACACGGCTCCGGCTGTCTGTGGCGCGGCCCTGTTTGCGCAAAAAAGCAAGGAAGAAGACATCCTCTTGCTCGTCTTACCTGCTGACCATCTTATTGCTCGACCAGATGACTTTATCAAAGCTGTAAACCAGACGAAGAAGCTGGCCAAGCAGGGCAAACTGGCCACCTTTGGCATAGTGCCGGACCGCCCGGAGACCGGGTACGGATACATCCGTAAGGGGGAAGGGCATGCGGTAGAATCCTTTGTGGAAAAACCCGACCTGGAAACGGCAGAACAGTATATCGCTGACGGCAATTACTTTTGGAACAGCGGTATGTTTGCCTTTCCAAACGAGCTACTCATTGCCGAGCTCAAAGAATATGCACCGGATATCGTCAGCTGCATGAAAAAAGCCGTCAAAAAGGGTGCCCCAGATGGTGTATTCTTCCGCTTTGACCCCAATGCTATGCAGCAAAGCCCGGCAAATTCTATTGATTATGCCCTAATGGAAAAGACCAAGCAAGCCGCAGTGGTCGAAGCCGACTTTGGTTGGAATGATATCGGTTCTTGGCGAGCTCTTTGGGATATCGCGGAAAAAGACCCAAAAGGCAATGTAACCAGCGGTGATGTCTTGCTTGAAGATGTTGAGAACTGTCTTATCCGCTCTGAGGACACGCTGGTGGCGGCGATCGGCTTGAGGGACACCCTAATTATAGAGACCTCAGACGCGGTTCTGGTTGCCCCGATGGATCGTTCCCAGGATGTGAAAAAGATCGTCAATAAACTCAAACAGGGGAAGCGCGGAGAGTTCTACAGCCATCGGACCGTCTATCGTCCCTGGGGCAGCTATACGACCCTGGAGATCCATGATCGCTTTCAAATCAAGCGAATCACCGTAAATCCAGGTGCCCGTCTTTCTTCCCAGATGCACCATCATCGCCATGAGCACTGGGTTGTAGTGCGGGGGACTGCCCGGGTTGCCAATGGCGATCGGGATATCCTGCTCCGAGAGGACGAATCGACCTATATCCCGCTGGGAACCACCCATCGCCTGGAAAATCCTGGGGTCATCCCCCTAGAACTCATAGAAATTCAGATAGGTAGCTATCTCGGCGAAGACGACATCGTCCGCTTTGATGATGAGTACGGACGAAATGTGTGA
- a CDS encoding phosphomannomutase — protein MSEPLKCFTAYDVRGRVPEELNKDIAARIGLAFCRQIDAKKIVVGHDIRLSSPEINDSLCQVLTRAGCNVIDIGLCCTEEIYFSVFQGEKEGVDGGIMVTASHNPSDYNGMKFVCRGARPMSSDSGLLEVAKNAASEEWYNNILPQQPNHIGRHIKMPNKYQYISRLLSSIDKESLRPLKIVVNAGNGCAGPVIDLLEQHLPFTFIKLNTTPDGTFPKGVPNPLLPENREETAQAVREHEADFAVAWDGDADRCFLFDETGRFIEGYYIVGLLAAATLKLHPGATILHDPRLIWNTQEIVENAGGKAVMTKTGHAFIKEAMRKEQAVYGGEMSAHHYFQEFGYCDSGMLPWLLVAQLISQQETSLSAMVDARMQAYPVSGEINSTVADPDATLQQVEEQYSDGEKDYTDGLSVAYPQFRFNLRKSNTEPVLRLNVETRADEKLLQEKTEKLLALIRG, from the coding sequence ATGTCGGAACCGCTCAAATGTTTTACTGCCTATGATGTCCGGGGCCGCGTGCCCGAAGAGCTGAACAAAGATATTGCTGCTCGTATTGGCTTGGCCTTCTGCCGACAGATTGATGCCAAAAAAATCGTGGTAGGACATGATATTCGTCTTTCCAGCCCTGAAATTAACGACAGCCTTTGCCAGGTTTTGACCAGAGCAGGCTGTAACGTGATAGATATTGGCCTCTGCTGCACAGAAGAAATATACTTTTCTGTTTTCCAGGGAGAAAAAGAAGGAGTAGACGGCGGCATTATGGTCACAGCCAGCCATAATCCCTCTGACTATAATGGGATGAAATTCGTTTGCCGGGGTGCCCGCCCCATGTCTTCGGACTCTGGCCTGCTTGAGGTCGCGAAAAACGCAGCCTCAGAAGAATGGTATAATAATATCTTGCCTCAACAACCCAATCATATCGGGCGACATATCAAAATGCCCAATAAGTATCAATACATTTCCCGCTTGCTCTCCTCCATAGACAAGGAGAGTTTGCGCCCTTTAAAAATCGTTGTCAATGCGGGCAATGGCTGCGCCGGGCCGGTGATTGACCTGCTGGAACAGCATCTCCCCTTCACCTTTATTAAACTCAATACTACGCCGGATGGAACCTTTCCCAAAGGCGTACCTAATCCTCTGCTCCCGGAAAACCGAGAAGAGACAGCCCAGGCTGTGCGCGAGCACGAAGCTGATTTTGCTGTGGCCTGGGATGGCGATGCGGACCGTTGTTTCCTCTTTGATGAGACCGGTCGTTTTATCGAGGGATATTATATCGTGGGTCTATTGGCTGCTGCCACCCTCAAGCTTCATCCAGGGGCAACCATCCTTCATGACCCCCGACTCATCTGGAACACCCAGGAAATCGTTGAGAACGCTGGTGGCAAAGCGGTCATGACTAAGACCGGTCATGCCTTTATCAAAGAGGCCATGCGCAAAGAGCAAGCCGTCTACGGGGGAGAGATGTCAGCCCACCATTATTTCCAGGAATTCGGTTATTGCGATTCCGGCATGCTCCCCTGGTTATTGGTTGCCCAGTTGATCAGTCAGCAGGAGACAAGTTTATCTGCAATGGTTGATGCACGGATGCAGGCCTACCCGGTGAGTGGAGAGATTAACTCCACAGTTGCAGACCCGGATGCCACTCTCCAGCAGGTGGAGGAGCAATACAGTGATGGCGAGAAGGATTACACTGACGGACTCTCTGTTGCCTATCCGCAATTTCGTTTTAACCTCCGCAAATCCAACACTGAGCCGGTTTTGCGCCTGAACGTGGAAACCCGTGCCGATGAGAAACTCTTGCAGGAGAAAACAGAGAAGCTCCTGGCCCTGATCAGGGGATAA
- a CDS encoding FAD binding domain-containing protein produces MSVIINQKQQELHCSASYPVLDLLRSDLRLTGTKAACKEGDCGTCLVLLGTLEQDGLSYRAVNSCILPAGDVEGRHLVTIEGLSSQQSQQINPVGTLLVQEGGSQCGFCSPGIVIAMTAYLLTAPAFDKQSALASVSGNLCRCTGYTAIKRAILGMERFFTRDATSPGLPPPGEERLQFLVHTKVLPPYFLDINSRLKKIQSTSPNSGKATPDQVNRVSADKTQIIAGGTDFFVQHREASREENILFLSREKKLRGIRREGTRCLIGAGTTFSELEESPIMQEMIPAITQHFERIASLPIRNRATLGGNIVNASPIADGTIYLLALDAQLHLQHKKTHRRVALKDFFKGYKDLDLQEGELIEQIEFPALKEQTLFNFEKVCQRSHLDIASVNSAISLYAPKGRIEEVHISAGGVAATPLYLRKTVEYLAGKEITEEVIDRAAEIAESEVAPISDSRGSATYKRLLLGQLIKAHFAQFLPAPLGGHV; encoded by the coding sequence ATGTCTGTTATCATCAATCAGAAGCAACAGGAACTGCACTGTTCAGCCAGCTACCCTGTGCTGGATCTACTCCGTAGCGACCTGCGACTCACCGGTACCAAGGCAGCCTGCAAAGAAGGTGATTGCGGGACCTGTCTCGTTTTACTGGGGACGCTTGAGCAGGACGGACTTTCATACCGGGCAGTGAATTCCTGTATCCTGCCAGCTGGTGATGTGGAAGGCAGACATCTTGTCACCATAGAGGGACTTAGCAGCCAGCAAAGTCAGCAAATAAATCCAGTAGGAACCCTGCTTGTTCAGGAGGGCGGCAGCCAATGCGGCTTCTGCTCACCGGGAATTGTCATCGCAATGACAGCATATCTCCTGACCGCCCCTGCTTTCGACAAGCAAAGTGCTCTTGCCTCGGTCTCTGGAAATCTCTGCCGCTGCACCGGCTACACAGCAATTAAACGGGCAATTCTGGGCATGGAGCGCTTCTTTACGAGAGATGCGACCTCACCCGGCCTCCCCCCTCCAGGGGAAGAGAGGCTGCAATTCCTGGTACACACCAAAGTCCTTCCGCCCTACTTCCTCGACATCAACTCGCGTCTGAAAAAAATACAATCGACCTCGCCCAATTCTGGAAAAGCTACGCCAGACCAAGTAAACAGAGTATCTGCTGATAAAACGCAGATTATTGCAGGCGGCACGGATTTTTTTGTCCAACATCGCGAAGCCTCCAGAGAAGAGAACATCCTTTTTCTTTCCCGTGAGAAGAAGCTACGGGGCATTCGCAGAGAAGGGACAAGGTGTCTAATAGGTGCAGGGACAACCTTCTCTGAGCTTGAGGAATCCCCGATCATGCAGGAGATGATTCCCGCCATCACACAGCATTTTGAACGAATAGCCTCGCTCCCTATCCGTAACAGGGCAACTCTGGGCGGCAATATCGTTAATGCCTCACCCATTGCAGACGGAACAATTTACCTGCTGGCCCTGGACGCACAACTTCATCTACAGCATAAGAAAACGCACAGGCGGGTTGCCCTGAAAGACTTCTTCAAGGGCTACAAGGATCTTGACCTGCAAGAGGGCGAGCTTATCGAACAAATCGAGTTTCCGGCCCTGAAAGAACAGACCCTTTTCAACTTCGAAAAGGTCTGCCAGCGTAGCCATCTGGACATCGCAAGTGTCAATTCCGCCATCTCTCTCTATGCCCCAAAAGGTAGGATTGAAGAAGTACATATAAGTGCCGGAGGCGTGGCTGCGACTCCCCTGTATCTCCGCAAGACCGTGGAATACCTGGCCGGGAAAGAGATCACGGAGGAAGTGATTGACCGGGCTGCGGAGATTGCTGAGTCCGAGGTTGCCCCGATCAGTGATAGCAGAGGTTCGGCCACCTACAAGAGACTCCTGCTCGGTCAGCTGATCAAGGCCCATTTTGCCCAGTTTCTCCCTGCTCCACTTGGAGGTCACGTATGA
- a CDS encoding AAA family ATPase: MKIAISGKGGVGKTTIMALLAGELQKQGKKVLVIDADPSPHMAETLGIGDAKKVKPIAEMGVLLAERAGKTQGSPFYNLNPEVNDLLRDFMLEQDGIRLMILGAVQTAEGGCACPENHVLRKMLKKMLLTANETVLLDMEAGVEHLGRGTVAGADCLLIVTIPSRSGIRTALKIKQMADDVGIPRVYFIGNLIQDEQDEQFLEQELGERPLVFFPNSSVIRKAERTEQAIVSLHESLDAPGQLVSKLFAPE; the protein is encoded by the coding sequence ATGAAAATCGCGATCAGTGGCAAGGGAGGAGTAGGTAAAACAACCATCATGGCTCTGTTGGCCGGGGAGCTGCAAAAGCAGGGAAAAAAGGTACTGGTGATTGATGCGGATCCCAGCCCTCATATGGCCGAAACCCTGGGAATCGGAGATGCAAAGAAAGTTAAACCCATAGCGGAAATGGGTGTCTTACTGGCGGAACGGGCTGGAAAGACGCAGGGTTCGCCCTTTTATAATCTTAATCCCGAGGTCAATGATCTCCTGCGCGATTTCATGCTGGAGCAGGACGGCATCCGTCTGATGATTTTAGGGGCTGTCCAGACCGCAGAAGGTGGCTGTGCCTGCCCGGAGAATCACGTCCTCCGCAAAATGCTTAAAAAAATGCTCTTAACTGCCAATGAAACAGTGCTCTTAGATATGGAGGCGGGGGTGGAACATCTGGGCCGAGGCACAGTGGCCGGGGCCGATTGCCTCCTGATCGTCACAATCCCTTCCAGGTCTGGTATCCGAACCGCTCTAAAAATCAAACAAATGGCTGATGACGTGGGAATTCCTCGGGTCTATTTCATCGGCAATCTGATTCAGGACGAGCAGGATGAACAATTCCTTGAGCAGGAGTTGGGCGAGCGACCTCTTGTCTTTTTCCCGAACTCCAGTGTTATCCGTAAAGCCGAACGGACTGAGCAGGCAATCGTCTCATTGCATGAGAGCTTGGATGCCCCAGGCCAGCTGGTCAGCAAACTCTTTGCCCCAGAATAA